A window from Ramlibacter pinisoli encodes these proteins:
- a CDS encoding DUF1688 family protein, with protein sequence MTAGTDFVRERSQGELAAAALRSTVAVRERCGQLLDRARIGHSAWFTLDEGRLRDAAAEVATATRRRYPKLHIPFHSRWRHFEAGGTDRKAELEKLLGDAPMSVRARAMVDLTVTSVLLDAGAGAHWKYIESATGQTFTRSEGLGVASFHAFTAGLFSSDKLRPLQADAEGLRAVDTDLLAEAFQVSENNQLVGLEGRAVLLRRLGEVMAEQPEVFGDEARPAGLFDLLVAGEGGIAHTADVDVHDILSQLLVSLSPIWPLGHSIGGIPLGDVWRHDAVRGEGASDGWVPFHKLSQWLTYSLLEPFHWAGCRLSGIERLTGLPEYRNGGLLLDTGVLQLREPEAARQVWHPGDEIIVEWRALTVALLDELAHGVRRELSLSDDKLPLACVLEGGTWAAGRELAQRARNGLPPLQVHSDGTVF encoded by the coding sequence GTGACGGCCGGCACCGACTTCGTGCGGGAGCGCTCGCAGGGCGAACTCGCAGCCGCCGCCCTGCGCTCCACGGTCGCGGTACGCGAGCGCTGCGGCCAGCTGCTCGACCGCGCCCGCATCGGCCATTCGGCCTGGTTTACCCTCGACGAAGGCCGCCTGCGCGACGCCGCCGCCGAGGTGGCCACTGCCACGCGCCGGCGCTACCCCAAGCTGCACATCCCGTTCCACAGCCGCTGGCGCCACTTCGAGGCCGGCGGCACCGACCGCAAGGCCGAGCTCGAGAAGCTGCTGGGCGACGCCCCGATGTCCGTGCGCGCTCGCGCCATGGTCGACCTGACGGTGACCAGCGTGCTGCTCGACGCCGGTGCCGGCGCCCACTGGAAGTACATCGAGTCGGCCACCGGCCAGACCTTCACCCGCTCCGAAGGGCTGGGCGTGGCCAGCTTCCATGCCTTCACCGCCGGCCTGTTCTCCAGCGACAAGCTGCGGCCGCTGCAGGCCGATGCCGAAGGGCTGCGCGCGGTCGACACGGACCTGCTGGCCGAGGCGTTCCAGGTGTCGGAAAACAATCAGCTGGTGGGACTGGAAGGCCGCGCCGTGCTGCTGCGCCGGCTCGGCGAGGTGATGGCCGAGCAGCCCGAGGTGTTCGGCGACGAGGCGCGGCCGGCCGGCCTGTTCGACCTGCTGGTGGCCGGCGAGGGCGGCATCGCGCACACCGCCGACGTCGACGTCCACGACATCCTGTCGCAGCTGCTGGTGTCACTGTCCCCCATCTGGCCCCTGGGCCACAGCATCGGCGGCATCCCCCTGGGCGACGTCTGGCGCCACGACGCCGTGCGCGGCGAGGGCGCCTCCGACGGCTGGGTGCCGTTCCACAAGCTGTCGCAGTGGCTCACGTACTCGCTGCTCGAGCCCTTCCACTGGGCCGGCTGCCGGCTGAGCGGCATCGAGCGCCTGACCGGCCTGCCCGAGTACCGCAACGGCGGCCTGCTGCTGGACACTGGCGTGCTGCAGCTCCGCGAGCCCGAGGCGGCGCGGCAGGTCTGGCATCCGGGCGACGAGATCATCGTGGAATGGCGCGCCCTGACGGTGGCGCTGCTGGACGAACTGGCGCACGGCGTCCGGCGCGAGCTGTCGCTGTCCGACGACAAGCTGCCGCTGGCCTGCGTGCTGGAAGGCGGCACCTGGGCCGCCGGCCGCGAACTCGCGCAGCGCGCCCGCAACGGCCTGCCGCCGTTGCAGGTGCACAGCGACGGGACTGTTTTCTAG
- the upp gene encoding uracil phosphoribosyltransferase, with product MTQVHVLDHPLVQHKLTLMRKKEASTNSFRRLLGELASLMAYEVTRDMALSDIEIETPMETMTGKVIDGKKLVFVSILRAGTGILDGMLNVVPGARVGHIGLYRDPKTLVAVEYYFKMPQDMHERDVVVVDPMLATGNSAIAAVERIKELRPKSIKFVCLLTCPEGVAAMQKAHPDVPIYTAAIDRELNDHGYILPGLGDAGDRIFGTK from the coding sequence ATGACCCAAGTCCACGTCCTCGACCACCCGCTGGTGCAGCACAAGCTGACCCTCATGCGCAAGAAGGAGGCCAGCACCAACAGCTTCCGCCGGCTGCTGGGCGAGCTGGCGTCGCTGATGGCGTACGAGGTCACGCGCGACATGGCGCTGTCGGACATCGAGATCGAGACCCCGATGGAGACCATGACCGGCAAGGTCATCGACGGCAAGAAACTGGTGTTCGTGTCCATCCTGCGCGCCGGCACCGGCATCCTGGACGGCATGCTCAACGTGGTGCCGGGCGCCCGCGTCGGCCACATCGGCCTGTACCGCGACCCCAAGACGCTGGTTGCGGTGGAGTACTACTTCAAGATGCCGCAGGACATGCACGAGCGCGACGTGGTCGTGGTCGACCCCATGCTGGCCACCGGCAATTCGGCCATCGCCGCCGTCGAGCGCATCAAGGAGCTGCGGCCCAAGTCGATCAAGTTCGTGTGCCTGCTCACCTGTCCCGAGGGCGTGGCCGCGATGCAGAAGGCCCACCCCGACGTGCCCATCTACACCGCCGCCATCGACCGCGAGCTCAACGACCACGGCTACATCCTGCCCGGCCTGGGCGACGCCGGCGACCGCATCTTCGGCACCAAGTAG